In the Terriglobales bacterium genome, one interval contains:
- the glgB gene encoding 1,4-alpha-glucan branching protein GlgB, translating into MRSLETEALISAVTNDYSLLSDYDLHLFNEGAHNRLYEKMGAHRGEWNGKRGVYFAVWAPDAEEVNVFGDFNGWNKYTHHLRPRGHSGIWEGFIPGLNEGTHYKYYVVSRYHGYRVDKADPFAVFNEVPPRTASIVRELNYEWRDQDWMQTRHMHNSLQAPMSIYEMHIGSWMRVPEENSRSLTYRELAPKLADYVTKAGFTHVEFMPVMEHPFGGSWGYQTTGFFAPTSRYGTPQDFMYLVDYLHQKGIGVILDWVPSHFPADEHGLAYFDGTHLYEHADTRQGFHPDWKSYIFNYGRNEVRSFLLSSAIFWLDRYHADGLRVDAVASMLYLDYSRQQGEWIPNRYGGRENLDAISFLQRLNHDVYQNFPSVQTIAEESTAWPMVSKPTYLGGLGFGLKWDMGWMHDTLVYMSKDPVHRRYHHHLLTFRGLYAFTENFVLPLSHDEVVHGKGSLLDKMPGDEWQKRANLRVLLGYMWAQSGKKLLFMGGEFGQWREWNHDTSLEWHLLQFADHQGLLRWVQDLNRVYRNEAALHALDIDPRGFEWIDANDGDNSVLTFMRKTEDPNDAIVVALNFTPVPRDNYRVGVPQCGYWRELLNSDATIYGGSGMGNGGGRQSDPIPWHNKSCSISLTIPPLGALYLKR; encoded by the coding sequence ATGCGCTCCCTCGAAACGGAAGCTCTGATATCGGCCGTGACCAACGACTACTCACTCCTGAGTGACTACGACCTTCATCTCTTCAATGAGGGAGCGCACAACCGCCTGTACGAGAAAATGGGCGCGCACCGGGGGGAATGGAACGGCAAGCGGGGAGTCTATTTCGCCGTCTGGGCGCCTGACGCCGAGGAGGTCAACGTCTTTGGCGACTTCAACGGCTGGAACAAGTACACGCACCACCTGCGCCCGCGCGGCCACTCGGGAATCTGGGAGGGTTTCATTCCCGGGTTGAACGAGGGTACGCATTACAAGTACTACGTGGTTTCGCGATACCACGGGTACCGGGTGGACAAGGCGGATCCGTTTGCGGTTTTCAACGAAGTGCCGCCGCGCACCGCGTCCATCGTGCGCGAGCTGAACTACGAATGGCGCGACCAGGACTGGATGCAAACCCGCCACATGCATAACTCGCTGCAGGCGCCGATGTCGATCTACGAGATGCACATCGGTTCCTGGATGCGGGTGCCGGAAGAGAACAGCCGCTCGCTTACCTACCGCGAACTGGCGCCCAAACTGGCCGATTACGTCACCAAAGCCGGGTTCACGCACGTCGAGTTCATGCCGGTCATGGAGCACCCGTTCGGAGGATCCTGGGGATACCAGACAACCGGCTTCTTCGCTCCCACCAGCCGCTATGGCACGCCGCAGGATTTCATGTACCTGGTGGACTACCTGCACCAGAAGGGAATCGGGGTGATTCTGGACTGGGTGCCCTCGCACTTCCCAGCGGACGAGCACGGCCTGGCGTATTTCGACGGCACGCATTTGTACGAACATGCCGATACGCGCCAGGGTTTTCACCCCGACTGGAAGAGTTACATCTTCAACTACGGGCGCAACGAAGTGCGCAGTTTCCTGCTCTCCAGCGCAATCTTCTGGCTCGACCGCTACCACGCCGACGGCCTGCGGGTGGACGCGGTGGCTTCCATGCTGTACCTCGACTACTCGCGCCAGCAAGGGGAGTGGATTCCCAATCGCTACGGCGGGCGAGAGAACCTGGATGCGATCAGTTTCCTGCAGCGTCTGAATCACGACGTCTACCAGAACTTTCCCTCGGTGCAGACCATCGCGGAGGAGTCGACGGCGTGGCCGATGGTCTCCAAGCCCACTTACCTGGGCGGGCTGGGCTTCGGGCTGAAGTGGGACATGGGCTGGATGCACGACACGCTGGTGTACATGAGCAAAGACCCGGTGCATCGCCGCTACCACCATCATTTGCTGACCTTCCGCGGCTTGTACGCCTTCACCGAGAATTTTGTCCTGCCCCTGTCGCATGACGAGGTGGTGCACGGCAAGGGATCGCTGCTTGACAAAATGCCGGGCGATGAATGGCAGAAGCGGGCGAACCTGCGGGTCCTGCTTGGCTACATGTGGGCGCAATCCGGCAAGAAGCTGCTGTTCATGGGGGGAGAGTTCGGGCAGTGGCGGGAATGGAACCACGATACCAGCCTGGAGTGGCACCTGCTGCAATTTGCCGATCACCAAGGATTGCTGCGATGGGTGCAAGACCTGAACCGTGTGTACCGCAACGAGGCCGCCTTGCATGCTCTCGACATTGACCCGCGGGGGTTCGAGTGGATTGACGCCAACGACGGCGACAACAGCGTTCTGACCTTTATGCGCAAGACCGAAGATCCGAACGACGCCATCGTTGTGGCGCTGAACTTCACCCCCGTGCCGCGCGACAATTACCGCGTCGGGGTGCCGCAGTGCGGGTACTGGCGTGAACTGCTCAACAGCGATGCCACCATTTATGGCGGGTCTGGCATGGGCAACGGAGGTGGGCGGCAGTCGGACCCCATCCCCTGGCACAACAAGTCCTGCTCCATTTCTCTGACCATTCCGCCGCTGGGAGCGCTCTACCTGAAACGTTAA
- a CDS encoding Spy/CpxP family protein refolding chaperone — protein sequence MRKQFVVILVLMAFASALLIAQIHSTSPSPPSAAERAQRHLQFLTTALSLTAAQQQQATAIMNSAATAEDAAHANMKAAHETLHAAIKTNDPGAIDQAAAVIGNLTAQTTAIHAKAMAAFYQILTPEQQTKLDQLHQQGPHGIGPMSVHVMGPFL from the coding sequence ATGAGAAAGCAATTCGTTGTCATTCTGGTGCTGATGGCGTTCGCCTCGGCGCTCCTGATCGCGCAGATCCATTCCACTTCGCCCTCACCGCCATCTGCGGCGGAGCGGGCGCAACGTCATCTCCAGTTCTTGACCACCGCGCTGTCGCTCACTGCCGCCCAGCAGCAGCAGGCGACGGCCATCATGAACAGTGCCGCGACTGCGGAAGATGCCGCCCATGCCAACATGAAGGCCGCACACGAAACGCTGCATGCGGCCATAAAGACGAATGATCCGGGTGCCATCGACCAGGCTGCCGCCGTCATCGGCAACCTCACTGCACAAACCACCGCCATTCACGCCAAGGCGATGGCTGCCTTCTACCAGATACTCACGCCCGAGCAGCAAACCAAACTCGACCAGTTGCACCAGCAAGGCCCGCACGGCATAGGGCCGATGAGCGTCCACGTAATGGGCCCGTTCCTGTGA
- a CDS encoding HAMP domain-containing sensor histidine kinase produces MKPLLTQRWSSLAVVTALAVVLIMLGVMQYHWSRIVSDAAGVRMQMNLHASLLGWRQDFYRELGSASDALQGGHGVAPERSASAIAERYAIWRRTAAHPELIAGVFLVQGPASNTGLSRLDPATGQFVATGWPRGFEQLRDWLQHASAGPSTAGAPRNMTFHVEAAPGSGRPGLNHRSLHLGPMPWLVAQDVPALVSPLMHAPEMHREDRPVEWLIVLLDSGVLRDSIFPELAERYFGGHSALGYRVDIVSGSERVYSSDRAAVADPTAGADAVINVFGPPLAMASTGGNTFAPPIPMRGEGGTHLVHLAGAAPSFHFEPIRYSAPSSDWRLAVRNRSGSLEAVATAIRRRNLAISFGVLLVLAATVGMILVASQRAQRLAKLQMEFVAAVSHELRTPLTVISSAADNIVDGVVYDKQQVRRYGAVIKNQARQLIHIVEQVLLFAATRDSAHRYHVQSLAVADIVDAALESTAELVSAAGFKVERAVAPGLPPVAGDMVALTQCLQNLIVNAVKYGGEQRWIGVQGDLATAAGRDEVRISVADRGPGIPTSEVEQIFQPFYRSASATAAQIHGTGLGLPLARRIAEAMNGSISVSSEPGKGSTFVLHLPAAATGQAEILQPASAGEKVS; encoded by the coding sequence ATGAAGCCGCTCCTCACCCAACGCTGGTCCTCCTTGGCCGTGGTCACGGCTCTCGCCGTCGTTCTCATCATGCTGGGCGTAATGCAGTATCACTGGAGCCGCATCGTCAGCGACGCCGCCGGCGTGCGCATGCAGATGAACCTGCATGCCTCGCTGCTCGGTTGGCGGCAGGACTTCTATCGCGAACTCGGTTCCGCCTCCGATGCTCTTCAGGGAGGACACGGCGTTGCGCCCGAACGTTCTGCTTCCGCCATTGCCGAGCGGTATGCCATTTGGAGACGGACGGCGGCCCATCCCGAGCTGATTGCCGGCGTCTTCCTTGTCCAAGGACCGGCCAGTAACACCGGCCTATCGCGCCTGGATCCCGCCACGGGACAGTTCGTCGCTACCGGCTGGCCCCGCGGTTTCGAGCAGCTTCGTGATTGGCTGCAGCACGCGTCGGCCGGACCCTCCACCGCTGGGGCCCCCCGCAACATGACCTTTCACGTGGAAGCTGCGCCCGGCAGTGGTCGCCCCGGCCTCAACCATCGCTCGCTTCACCTCGGTCCCATGCCCTGGCTGGTGGCGCAGGATGTGCCGGCGCTGGTCAGCCCTCTCATGCACGCGCCCGAAATGCATCGCGAGGATCGCCCCGTCGAGTGGCTGATCGTGCTCCTGGATTCCGGCGTTCTTCGCGACTCCATCTTCCCGGAACTGGCAGAGCGTTACTTCGGCGGTCATTCCGCCCTCGGCTACCGCGTAGACATCGTCAGCGGCAGCGAACGCGTGTATTCCTCTGACCGGGCCGCGGTTGCCGATCCGACCGCCGGCGCCGACGCCGTGATCAATGTCTTCGGACCTCCTCTCGCTATGGCATCGACCGGCGGCAACACGTTTGCGCCTCCCATACCCATGCGCGGCGAAGGCGGCACGCACTTGGTTCATCTTGCCGGAGCGGCGCCATCGTTTCATTTCGAGCCGATCCGCTACAGCGCTCCGTCATCGGACTGGCGACTCGCGGTCCGCAACCGCAGTGGATCACTGGAAGCGGTGGCGACGGCGATTCGCCGCCGCAATCTGGCCATCAGTTTTGGAGTGCTGCTGGTGCTGGCCGCCACCGTCGGCATGATACTGGTCGCCAGCCAGCGCGCGCAGCGCTTAGCGAAACTGCAGATGGAATTTGTGGCGGCCGTGTCGCACGAATTGCGCACTCCGCTCACCGTGATTTCATCCGCGGCGGACAACATCGTCGACGGCGTCGTCTACGACAAGCAGCAAGTCAGGCGCTACGGCGCCGTCATCAAGAACCAGGCGCGGCAACTCATCCACATCGTCGAGCAGGTTCTTCTTTTCGCCGCCACCCGCGACAGCGCTCACCGCTACCACGTTCAATCTCTCGCGGTGGCCGACATCGTGGATGCCGCCCTGGAAAGCACCGCGGAATTGGTATCGGCTGCCGGCTTCAAAGTGGAGCGCGCCGTGGCGCCCGGCCTTCCGCCCGTGGCAGGCGATATGGTTGCGCTCACCCAGTGCCTGCAAAACTTGATTGTCAATGCCGTCAAGTACGGCGGCGAGCAGCGCTGGATCGGAGTTCAGGGGGACTTGGCTACGGCCGCCGGGCGCGATGAAGTCCGGATCAGCGTCGCCGATCGTGGTCCGGGAATTCCTACCTCCGAAGTCGAACAAATCTTCCAGCCCTTCTATCGCAGCGCGTCCGCTACCGCGGCGCAGATCCACGGCACCGGCCTTGGTTTGCCCTTGGCCAGGAGAATTGCCGAAGCCATGAATGGGAGCATTTCCGTGTCCAGCGAGCCGGGCAAGGGCAGCACGTTTGTCTTGCACCTGCCCGCCGCCGCTACTGGACAGGCGGAAATACTTCAACCTGCCTCAGCGGGAGAAAAAGTCTCGTGA
- a CDS encoding response regulator transcription factor → MTVAMDERILLVEDEQALCMTLTDRLHSEGYETDCARDGEQGFRRATEGAYDLIILDVMLPKRSGFDVCRDIRAAGLITPILMLTARSQTVDKVVGLKLGADDYLTKPFEMMELLARVEALLRRAPSRPAESGAVYEVGPLRVDVRGTEVRREGKPVNLSAREFQLLRYFLEHRGATLSRDEILREVWGYNTETFTRTVDVHVASLRQKLGDDPRQPSFIVTVPGLGYKFLA, encoded by the coding sequence GTGACGGTAGCTATGGACGAGCGCATTCTGCTGGTCGAAGACGAACAGGCGCTTTGCATGACGCTAACCGACCGCCTGCACAGCGAGGGTTACGAGACCGATTGCGCCCGCGACGGTGAACAGGGTTTCCGACGCGCCACCGAGGGCGCTTATGACCTCATCATCCTCGACGTTATGCTGCCCAAGCGCAGCGGCTTCGACGTTTGCCGCGACATCCGCGCCGCCGGCCTGATTACGCCTATCTTGATGCTGACCGCGCGCTCCCAGACGGTGGACAAGGTGGTGGGTCTGAAACTCGGCGCCGACGATTACCTCACCAAGCCATTCGAGATGATGGAACTCCTCGCTCGCGTCGAGGCCCTCCTCCGGCGCGCTCCCAGCAGGCCGGCCGAAAGTGGCGCCGTCTATGAGGTCGGACCGCTGCGCGTGGACGTGCGCGGGACCGAAGTCCGCCGCGAGGGCAAACCCGTCAATCTTTCCGCACGCGAGTTCCAGTTGTTGCGCTACTTCCTGGAGCATCGCGGCGCCACTCTCTCGCGCGACGAGATCCTTCGCGAGGTCTGGGGCTACAACACCGAGACCTTTACTCGCACCGTCGATGTTCACGTCGCCAGCTTGCGGCAGAAACTCGGCGACGATCCCCGCCAGCCCAGCTTCATCGTCACCGTGCCCGGCCTCGGCTACAAGTTTCTCGCCTGA
- a CDS encoding glycosyltransferase family 4 protein, with amino-acid sequence MSTLASRPVIESTVAPPRAARVVLSHPGIGPFVQHAARALQEAGLLSAYVTTFHYDKRSALGRLLRTAMVAVTRNAEQQLSRRAITEVPREVIQSHPLPEMIRMAAVKGTNPITTDRVWDVTEKWFDRIVARHHLDGSDAVYGYEYAALATFQAQKARGGLCLYDMPICHHATTRRWVGAEYEKFPELVTPYERHRWKLAAERNRRKDAELALADRVVAASKFVRDSLVAAGVAPERIWQLPSGAPPVDTSGRKAESGKFVFIMAGHLSVRKGTHYLLDAWRKLAPASNIELWLLGNWQLPEKMKQALPANVTYSPTIPRPELYARFDRAHVFVFPTLAEGLALTPLQAMSRGLPVITTPNSGCETFVRDGENGWLVPPGNVDALASAMQSAIERGVQVEEMGREAAATVGRWQWSDYRAELGRAVSEFIQQRCTTTAQ; translated from the coding sequence ATGTCCACACTCGCGTCGCGCCCAGTGATCGAGAGCACGGTCGCACCACCGCGCGCGGCCCGCGTCGTGCTCAGCCATCCCGGGATAGGACCCTTCGTGCAGCACGCGGCGCGGGCGCTGCAAGAGGCCGGCTTGCTGTCGGCTTATGTCACCACCTTTCACTACGACAAGCGGAGCGCTCTCGGACGCCTGCTCCGGACCGCCATGGTTGCTGTAACGCGCAATGCCGAGCAGCAGCTTTCGCGTCGAGCAATCACCGAGGTCCCCCGCGAAGTCATCCAGTCGCACCCGCTGCCGGAAATGATCCGCATGGCGGCGGTCAAGGGCACCAATCCGATCACGACAGACCGCGTGTGGGACGTGACGGAGAAATGGTTCGACCGCATCGTGGCGCGTCATCACCTGGATGGCAGCGACGCAGTTTATGGGTATGAATATGCCGCGCTGGCGACATTCCAGGCGCAGAAGGCGCGGGGCGGGCTCTGCCTATATGACATGCCGATCTGTCACCATGCGACTACCCGCCGCTGGGTGGGGGCGGAGTACGAAAAATTTCCGGAGCTAGTCACGCCCTACGAGCGCCATCGTTGGAAACTTGCGGCAGAACGCAACCGGCGGAAGGATGCTGAATTGGCGCTCGCTGACCGGGTGGTCGCCGCTTCCAAGTTCGTGCGGGACTCGCTGGTCGCTGCCGGAGTGGCGCCGGAGCGAATCTGGCAGCTTCCATCGGGTGCGCCGCCGGTTGACACCTCAGGCCGCAAGGCTGAATCCGGCAAGTTCGTGTTCATCATGGCGGGCCACCTTTCCGTTCGCAAAGGTACGCATTACCTGCTGGATGCCTGGCGCAAGCTGGCGCCAGCGTCCAACATCGAGCTGTGGTTGTTGGGCAACTGGCAACTACCGGAGAAGATGAAGCAGGCGCTTCCGGCAAACGTCACGTATAGCCCAACGATTCCACGCCCAGAGCTGTATGCGCGTTTCGATCGCGCCCACGTTTTTGTTTTTCCGACCCTGGCCGAGGGCTTGGCGCTGACGCCGCTGCAGGCCATGTCACGCGGCCTGCCGGTCATTACAACCCCGAATAGCGGCTGTGAGACGTTCGTACGAGACGGGGAGAACGGCTGGCTCGTTCCGCCCGGCAATGTCGATGCGCTGGCGTCGGCAATGCAGTCCGCGATCGAGCGCGGGGTGCAAGTCGAGGAGATGGGCCGCGAGGCAGCGGCCACGGTCGGGCGCTGGCAGTGGAGCGACTACCGTGCTGAACTCGGGCGGGCGGTCAGTGAGTTTATCCAACAGCGCTGCACAACGACGGCGCAATGA
- a CDS encoding glycosyltransferase — protein MRVCLIGATHPCHNPRLVREADALAERGHQVRVVAVQAVPELVADDEKLVASRHWRLQVASILRSPWPNRLRAIPNRLRRGAAAKEFQRSGKCDAAEHALCEAAPQLLRLALAEPADWFIAHTQTVLGVAAKAARHYGSHLGFDCEDLLGERGQAAPEMAQAVERAYLPACDYITVTSRAMQARLQQQYSIAPPTVLYNVFPLALAAKLLPPQQRPHSPALRLHWIGQTAGPGKGLEEAVEAASLAEGGVEIYLRGNPAAGFGVKLSSLAQERGVPIKFLPHVHHDDVLTTMGEFDIGLGLERTSDSNYSLTVTNKVFSYMLAGLAIALTDTPGQREVFEQAPTAAFIYPCGRPELLAARLRQWRDDRLALRAAQCASWQAARARFSWEREKPRYLQLLETPMAREAHS, from the coding sequence GTGCGCGTCTGCCTGATCGGAGCTACTCATCCCTGTCATAACCCGCGCCTGGTGCGCGAGGCCGACGCGCTGGCCGAGCGCGGCCACCAGGTGCGCGTGGTTGCCGTGCAGGCGGTGCCTGAACTCGTGGCTGACGACGAGAAACTGGTTGCGAGCCGGCACTGGCGCTTGCAGGTGGCAAGCATTCTGCGGTCGCCGTGGCCGAATCGGTTGCGCGCCATACCGAACCGCCTGCGTCGCGGTGCCGCGGCCAAAGAGTTTCAACGCAGCGGCAAGTGCGATGCCGCTGAGCACGCGCTCTGCGAAGCGGCGCCACAGTTATTGCGGCTCGCCCTGGCCGAGCCGGCGGACTGGTTCATTGCCCATACCCAGACCGTCCTGGGTGTAGCGGCGAAGGCGGCGCGGCACTATGGCTCACATCTCGGGTTTGATTGCGAAGACCTGCTCGGCGAGCGTGGGCAAGCTGCGCCGGAAATGGCGCAGGCCGTTGAGCGCGCGTATTTGCCCGCGTGCGACTACATCACGGTGACTTCAAGGGCGATGCAGGCCCGGCTCCAGCAGCAATACTCCATCGCGCCGCCCACTGTGCTCTATAACGTCTTTCCGCTGGCTTTGGCCGCGAAACTGCTGCCTCCGCAACAGCGTCCCCACAGTCCGGCGCTGCGCCTGCATTGGATCGGCCAGACCGCCGGTCCCGGCAAAGGACTGGAAGAAGCGGTGGAAGCTGCGTCGCTGGCGGAAGGGGGAGTCGAGATTTACCTGCGCGGCAACCCCGCCGCCGGATTCGGGGTGAAACTATCGAGCTTGGCGCAGGAGCGGGGTGTCCCGATCAAGTTTTTGCCGCACGTTCATCATGACGATGTGCTGACGACGATGGGCGAGTTCGACATTGGCCTGGGGCTGGAGCGCACCTCCGATTCCAATTACTCCCTGACTGTCACCAACAAGGTCTTCAGCTACATGCTTGCCGGGCTTGCAATTGCCTTAACCGACACGCCGGGTCAACGCGAAGTTTTCGAGCAGGCCCCGACCGCGGCTTTCATTTATCCGTGCGGCCGTCCCGAACTGCTGGCGGCCCGCCTGCGCCAGTGGCGCGACGACCGGCTTGCCCTGCGAGCAGCGCAATGCGCGTCATGGCAAGCTGCGCGCGCGCGGTTTAGCTGGGAGCGGGAGAAGCCGCGGTATCTGCAGCTTCTGGAGACACCGATGGCGCGAGAGGCGCACAGCTGA
- a CDS encoding polysaccharide biosynthesis/export family protein, translated as MSLLPAWNRRVGIVVVIAGMLPACAQEPQQPSAPSQSQQAQPSNNGNANPSTADRSPAHMQISSPASATPAEMLIGPGDEGDLSAYGVPELNTHFRVEGSGDVYLPLIGKFHIAGLTSDAAQAELNKMYEAGGYLRNAHVNVYIKEYTTQGISVLGEVNHPGIYSALNARRLFDVFLIAGGLTPRAGRTATIAHSKEPDKPIVVPIRNNEGTGEANIEIQPGDTITVSAAGVVYVIGEVNRPGAFVLDSTQSPSLLQIMAAAAGPTHLAQLSHTRLIRQTPKGLESKDVDLKKIMQAKAGDVTVEANDIVFVPGSRGKSAMERGSGSVLSMLTNLALYRF; from the coding sequence ATGTCGCTGCTCCCTGCCTGGAATCGCCGCGTTGGGATTGTTGTAGTCATCGCCGGGATGTTGCCGGCATGCGCACAAGAGCCGCAGCAGCCCTCGGCGCCGTCTCAAAGCCAGCAGGCGCAACCGTCAAACAACGGCAACGCCAATCCATCGACCGCCGACCGGTCGCCGGCGCACATGCAGATCTCGTCTCCGGCTTCGGCGACTCCAGCGGAAATGCTGATCGGTCCCGGTGATGAAGGAGACTTGTCAGCGTACGGCGTGCCGGAGTTGAACACGCACTTCCGCGTGGAAGGCAGCGGAGATGTTTACCTGCCGCTGATCGGAAAGTTTCACATCGCGGGGTTGACCTCTGACGCGGCGCAAGCCGAACTCAACAAGATGTACGAAGCGGGCGGCTATTTGCGGAACGCTCATGTGAATGTCTACATCAAGGAGTACACGACGCAGGGCATCTCGGTACTGGGGGAGGTGAATCATCCCGGCATTTATTCGGCGCTGAATGCGCGGCGGCTGTTTGACGTGTTCCTGATCGCGGGCGGGCTCACGCCGCGAGCCGGCAGGACCGCCACCATCGCCCACTCCAAGGAACCGGACAAGCCGATCGTGGTTCCTATCAGGAATAATGAGGGGACGGGCGAGGCCAACATCGAAATTCAACCCGGCGACACGATCACGGTTTCAGCGGCGGGCGTAGTGTACGTCATCGGTGAGGTGAATCGCCCGGGCGCCTTTGTTCTCGACAGCACGCAGAGTCCGAGCTTGTTGCAAATCATGGCGGCGGCCGCCGGTCCGACCCACCTGGCGCAACTCAGTCACACTCGTTTGATCCGGCAGACGCCCAAGGGCCTGGAGAGCAAGGACGTGGATCTGAAGAAAATCATGCAGGCCAAGGCGGGTGACGTTACGGTCGAGGCCAACGACATCGTGTTCGTGCCGGGCAGCCGCGGCAAGTCCGCCATGGAACGCGGCTCAGGTTCGGTCTTGAGCATGCTCACCAACCTCGCCTTGTACCGGTTCTAA
- a CDS encoding glycosyltransferase: protein MRTVLVVGPDFVPSSTPPALRLRFLVRHLREFGWNPVVVSVDPSRYEQVTDPENEKLLLSDLEVIRTPAASPAWTRKFGIGDLGLRSLRQQWKAIRSICARRKIDLLFFSVPPYPTMVLGRFAFQRYRIPYVVDYQDPWVTDYYAGRPKHERPPKWKLFNAIAKRMEPFTLRRAAHLTGVSQGTTDFVARRYPWLNGVGTTEIPLGVEPGDIDYVRRHPRSNQVFSSDDGMVHLSYAGVYIPGMNGALRALFDAVRLGMTEDPQLFGRLRLHFVGTSYASKPAGQVMAAAGEAGVAGLVSERAARVPYLDALQILLESDAVMLLGSDAPHYTASKLFPYILSQKPLLAIFHRESSVVRIAAETRAGTVIPFDNVNDPPAHRVAEIRSWLTALLRAPAELQPKTDWKAFEQYTARAMSQRLAAVFDRTVAAEGALSARAR, encoded by the coding sequence ATGAGAACCGTCCTGGTCGTCGGGCCCGACTTTGTGCCCAGCAGCACTCCTCCAGCGCTGCGCCTGCGTTTCCTGGTGCGTCACCTGCGAGAATTCGGGTGGAACCCGGTGGTGGTGTCGGTCGATCCGAGCCGCTACGAACAAGTCACGGACCCGGAAAACGAGAAGCTCCTGCTTAGCGACCTGGAAGTAATTCGCACGCCTGCGGCTTCTCCGGCCTGGACGCGGAAGTTCGGCATCGGCGACTTGGGACTGCGTTCCTTGCGCCAACAGTGGAAGGCGATTCGCAGCATCTGCGCGCGCCGAAAGATCGACCTGCTGTTCTTTTCCGTCCCGCCCTACCCGACCATGGTGCTTGGCCGCTTCGCTTTCCAGCGCTACCGGATCCCGTACGTCGTGGACTACCAGGATCCGTGGGTGACCGACTATTACGCCGGCAGGCCGAAGCACGAGCGTCCGCCCAAGTGGAAGCTGTTCAATGCCATTGCCAAGCGGATGGAACCATTCACGCTGCGGCGGGCCGCACACCTCACAGGCGTTTCTCAAGGCACCACCGATTTCGTCGCGCGACGCTATCCATGGTTGAACGGGGTAGGAACAACCGAAATTCCGCTGGGCGTGGAACCCGGAGACATTGATTATGTCCGTCGTCATCCGCGATCCAACCAGGTATTCAGCAGCGACGACGGCATGGTTCATCTTTCCTACGCCGGCGTGTACATTCCGGGCATGAATGGGGCATTGCGCGCCCTGTTCGACGCGGTTCGACTCGGAATGACGGAAGACCCGCAGTTGTTCGGCCGGTTGCGCCTGCATTTTGTCGGCACGAGTTACGCATCGAAACCAGCCGGGCAGGTGATGGCGGCCGCCGGGGAAGCCGGAGTTGCCGGGTTGGTCTCGGAACGCGCCGCGCGCGTGCCTTACCTTGATGCGCTCCAGATCCTGCTCGAATCTGACGCTGTCATGTTGCTGGGGTCGGACGCGCCGCACTACACCGCCTCCAAGCTTTTTCCTTACATTCTTTCGCAAAAGCCGCTCCTGGCAATCTTTCATCGGGAGAGCAGCGTGGTGCGGATTGCGGCCGAGACCCGCGCCGGGACAGTGATCCCGTTTGACAACGTGAATGATCCGCCCGCGCACAGGGTCGCCGAGATTCGCTCGTGGCTGACCGCACTTCTCCGGGCGCCGGCCGAGTTGCAGCCGAAAACGGATTGGAAAGCGTTCGAACAATACACGGCGCGCGCCATGTCGCAGCGTTTGGCGGCGGTGTTCGATCGCACTGTAGCTGCAGAAGGAGCGCTCAGCGCGCGGGCCCGCTAG